A stretch of the Massilia sp. W12 genome encodes the following:
- a CDS encoding radical SAM protein, with product MLALRLPIAFFHRTRIMYKLSDYLIFTPAVANKQSDDALHIMYATRSGNSLLLKKSVCDNLKKGAFDKLGDETLAKLIQIDAIVPQEENEFETVLEENLAIIAGYRRLTIVIQPTANCQLGCNYCGQKHSKVNASQEISNKIVARIKEKLSTGAFKSLKLQWYGGEPLMAYSEILRISQEVREYCAEHNIKYGSHMITNGLSFKPAVFLNLLQQQVSHFQITLDGGQETHDVMRITKEGKKTFNIILDNVIDVTNLPEYIASDVSIAIRININQTTVRGIYKLIDLLAQHRLYEKKVFLDFACVVDWGDNDASKGSLSREEYAKQEIDWYMYANEKGFRFGGMIPERNYAPCMVVDPNAEVYDAFGNIYPCYEFPYTPKYEGADYKLGHLDANPPIQNPNAITRNWNSDVKTDISPCKKCPLFPVCGGGCPKQWYSGSIACPSFKLNITDRLALDYLNKREAAKKASAKVETLAPEIA from the coding sequence ATGCTTGCGTTACGCCTGCCTATTGCATTCTTCCATCGGACCCGCATCATGTACAAATTATCTGATTATTTAATTTTTACTCCTGCCGTCGCAAATAAACAATCGGATGACGCGCTTCACATCATGTATGCGACTCGCTCTGGAAACTCACTCTTATTGAAAAAGTCAGTTTGCGATAACTTAAAAAAAGGCGCTTTCGACAAGTTAGGTGATGAAACACTCGCCAAATTGATCCAGATTGACGCCATTGTGCCGCAAGAAGAGAACGAATTTGAGACTGTACTGGAAGAAAACTTGGCAATTATTGCCGGTTATCGCCGCCTGACCATCGTGATACAACCAACCGCCAACTGTCAATTGGGTTGTAATTATTGTGGACAAAAACATTCCAAAGTCAACGCCAGCCAGGAAATCAGCAATAAGATTGTCGCCCGCATCAAGGAAAAACTCTCCACTGGCGCGTTTAAATCACTCAAATTACAGTGGTATGGCGGTGAGCCATTGATGGCTTACAGCGAAATATTACGCATCAGTCAGGAAGTGCGCGAATATTGTGCTGAGCACAATATTAAATATGGCTCGCATATGATCACAAATGGTTTAAGCTTCAAGCCTGCGGTTTTTTTAAATCTGCTGCAGCAGCAAGTCTCTCATTTCCAAATTACTCTGGATGGTGGTCAAGAAACCCATGATGTGATGCGCATCACGAAAGAAGGTAAAAAGACTTTCAATATTATTCTTGACAATGTGATCGATGTCACCAATCTGCCTGAGTATATTGCCAGCGATGTTTCAATCGCGATCCGGATCAATATCAACCAAACTACTGTGCGTGGCATCTATAAACTGATTGATCTGTTGGCGCAACATCGTTTGTATGAAAAGAAAGTCTTTCTGGACTTTGCCTGCGTGGTCGATTGGGGCGATAATGATGCATCAAAGGGAAGTTTGTCACGCGAAGAGTATGCCAAGCAGGAAATTGACTGGTATATGTATGCCAACGAAAAAGGCTTCCGCTTTGGCGGCATGATTCCTGAACGCAACTATGCACCCTGCATGGTGGTTGATCCGAATGCTGAAGTATATGATGCGTTTGGCAACATCTATCCCTGCTACGAGTTTCCTTATACACCCAAGTACGAAGGCGCAGACTACAAACTGGGCCATCTGGATGCCAATCCCCCCATTCAAAATCCGAATGCAATTACTCGCAACTGGAACAGTGATGTCAAAACCGACATCAGCCCCTGCAAGAAATGCCCCTTGTTCCCGGTATGCGGCGGCGGTTGTCCCAAACAATGGTATAGCGGCAGTATTGCCTGCCCCTCATTCAAGCTTAACATTACTGATCGTTTGGCTCTGGATTATTTAAACAAGCGCGAGGCTGCTAAAAAAGCAAGCGCCAAGGTTGAAACGCTTGCGCCTGAGATCGCATAA